In Allocoprobacillus halotolerans, a genomic segment contains:
- a CDS encoding MalY/PatB family protein, whose translation MQYNFDEVHNRLGTYCTQWDYIEDRFHKKDLIPFSISDTDFIIPKPITEKIHEVANHQIYGYTRWNHHDYKSSIASYYQRRFDTHIEEDWILYSPSVMYSVSLLIRLLSKPQDKVLTMNPMYDAFFSVIEDNDRELVSHHLVHDHDSFVIDFEVFEKQLQECSILLLCSPHNPTGRIWHDDEMRKMIELCKKYHVKIISDEIHMDIQIKETKHHPLLSYLDLYDELYTASSSSKTLNTPGLIGSYVMIPNHDIRDEFLKVTRKRDFLNSASIFGMYATMIGYTQCDDYIDQLNEYIKQNMKLVEDFIKEELPDFRFQRPEATYLAWIDGRNVPFTSEQIQDALVNIGGVAIMKGETYGENGQKYLRMNLGCPRSKLEEGLKRFKKAMDSLYQK comes from the coding sequence ATGCAGTATAATTTTGATGAAGTTCATAATCGTTTAGGAACTTATTGTACACAATGGGACTATATTGAAGATCGTTTTCATAAAAAAGATTTAATTCCATTTTCAATTTCAGACACGGATTTTATTATTCCAAAGCCAATTACTGAAAAAATTCATGAAGTGGCTAATCATCAAATTTATGGATATACCAGATGGAATCATCATGATTATAAATCTTCTATTGCAAGTTATTATCAAAGACGTTTTGATACACATATTGAAGAAGATTGGATTTTATATAGTCCTAGTGTAATGTATTCCGTATCATTGTTGATTCGTCTTTTATCTAAACCTCAAGATAAAGTTTTAACAATGAATCCTATGTATGATGCATTCTTTTCAGTCATAGAAGATAATGATAGAGAATTAGTTTCACATCATTTGGTTCATGACCATGATAGTTTTGTGATTGATTTTGAAGTATTTGAAAAACAGTTACAAGAATGTTCGATATTGTTGTTGTGTTCACCACATAATCCAACAGGGCGCATTTGGCATGACGATGAAATGCGAAAAATGATAGAATTATGCAAAAAATATCATGTCAAAATCATTTCTGATGAAATTCATATGGATATTCAAATCAAAGAAACAAAACATCATCCATTATTATCATATCTTGATTTATATGATGAACTTTACACTGCCAGTTCTTCAAGTAAAACATTGAATACACCGGGATTGATTGGATCTTATGTCATGATTCCTAATCATGACATAAGAGATGAATTTTTGAAAGTGACAAGAAAAAGAGATTTTCTTAATTCAGCAAGTATTTTTGGGATGTATGCAACAATGATTGGATATACGCAATGTGATGATTACATTGATCAGTTAAATGAATATATTAAACAAAATATGAAACTTGTTGAAGATTTTATCAAAGAAGAATTACCTGATTTTCGTTTTCAAAGACCAGAAGCAACATATTTAGCTTGGATAGATGGTAGAAATGTACCATTTACAAGTGAGCAAATTCAAGATGCATTAGTCAACATTGGTGGCGTCGCTATTATGAAAGGGGAAACCTATGGTGAAAATGGACAAAAATATTTACGTATGAATCTAGGTTGTCCACGTTCTAAATTGGAAGAAGGATTAAAACGCTTTAAAAAAGCTATGGATAGTTTATATCAAAAATAG
- a CDS encoding D-isomer specific 2-hydroxyacid dehydrogenase family protein, whose product MKVSFFSVRDDEIDYIHQYAKKYDIEIDIHRDALTLDNVDLCQGSQAISIMTTKTDEAIIKKLSDYQVVYISTRTIGFDHIDLMACEKYGIHVGNVSYSLASVAEYTVMMILMALRNMKLIVERFASQDFSLNRIRGKELTHLTVGIIGTGKIGQEVIRYLSGFSCHIIAYDRYPQESLKDDVEYVDLETLWKRSDVISLHAPSMESTYHMINKDSIQKMKDGVVIINTARGSLIDTDDLIVGIENQKIGYAALDVVENESHLYYQEYKNEVINHHQLAILRSFPNVLLTPHTAFFTHQAVSDMVEYSIISAKATYEHQENPWLIL is encoded by the coding sequence ATGAAAGTAAGTTTTTTTAGTGTCAGAGATGATGAAATAGATTATATTCATCAATATGCCAAGAAATATGATATTGAAATTGACATTCACCGTGATGCTTTGACTCTTGATAATGTTGATTTATGTCAAGGGAGTCAAGCCATCAGTATTATGACAACAAAAACAGATGAAGCGATTATAAAAAAATTAAGCGATTACCAAGTTGTTTACATTTCAACAAGAACAATCGGTTTTGACCATATTGATTTGATGGCTTGTGAAAAATATGGTATTCATGTTGGAAATGTAAGTTATTCACTTGCAAGTGTTGCTGAATATACAGTTATGATGATTTTAATGGCATTAAGAAATATGAAATTGATTGTAGAACGTTTTGCGAGTCAGGATTTTAGTTTAAATCGTATTCGTGGGAAAGAATTAACACATTTAACAGTAGGAATTATTGGAACAGGGAAAATTGGTCAAGAAGTGATTCGCTATTTATCTGGTTTTTCATGTCATATTATAGCTTATGATCGCTATCCACAAGAAAGTCTTAAAGATGATGTTGAATATGTGGATTTAGAAACATTATGGAAACGTAGTGACGTGATTAGTTTACATGCGCCTAGCATGGAAAGTACATATCATATGATTAATAAAGACAGCATTCAAAAGATGAAGGATGGTGTTGTGATTATCAATACTGCAAGAGGTTCTTTAATTGATACTGACGATTTAATTGTTGGCATTGAAAATCAAAAAATTGGTTATGCAGCTTTAGATGTTGTAGAAAACGAATCACATCTTTATTATCAAGAATATAAAAATGAAGTCATCAATCATCATCAACTCGCTATCTTACGTTCATTCCCTAATGTTTTACTAACACCTCATACTGCTTTCTTTACACATCAGGCAGTCAGTGATATGGTTGAATATTCAATCATAAGTGCCAAAGCAACTTATGAACATCAAGAAAACCCATGGTTAATTTTATAA
- a CDS encoding PTS sugar transporter subunit IIB, with the protein METFYKQEDLEVFRKWVYYQVTSHPHLTLEKYDSRTYKIYYKNKVGRFVIWPIGIVEEAITEGEELLFYLHYQFHNFQYATNLFQRMMDKLLEETEQNYQILLCCSGGMTTGYFAQKLNKYCQLNHLPYHVDATAIYELENIYQKYDLIFVAPQLRYKLQELSGKLESAKVQDVAPSIFATYDCQAMIEEIENQLKDEKNE; encoded by the coding sequence ATGGAAACTTTTTATAAACAAGAAGATTTGGAAGTCTTTAGAAAATGGGTTTATTATCAAGTAACTAGTCATCCTCATTTAACTTTAGAAAAATATGATTCGAGAACTTACAAAATTTATTATAAAAATAAAGTGGGAAGATTTGTTATATGGCCAATTGGAATTGTTGAAGAGGCTATTACTGAAGGAGAAGAACTGCTTTTTTATTTACATTATCAATTTCATAATTTCCAGTATGCAACTAACTTATTTCAAAGAATGATGGATAAGTTATTGGAAGAAACTGAACAAAATTATCAGATATTACTTTGTTGTAGTGGTGGAATGACAACAGGTTATTTTGCTCAAAAATTAAATAAATACTGTCAATTAAATCATTTACCTTATCATGTGGATGCAACAGCTATCTATGAATTAGAAAATATTTATCAAAAATATGATTTGATTTTTGTTGCTCCTCAATTAAGATATAAACTTCAAGAATTATCAGGAAAGCTGGAGTCAGCAAAAGTTCAAGACGTTGCACCAAGTATTTTTGCGACTTATGATTGTCAAGCTATGATAGAAGAAATTGAAAATCAATTAAAGGATGAAAAAAATGAGTGA
- a CDS encoding sugar O-acetyltransferase, with the protein MSEKEKMMAGHLYQPYDQQLYHEREICKRMLYEYNRYTPVQKNEKDILLKKLLNCKGELCIEPPFYCQYGYHITVGLNFYSDVNLTILDQGLVEIGDHVVLGPNVNIYTASYPFHEGERMQGLEYTRPVKIYDHVWIGGNVTILPGVKINQGAIIGAGSVVTHDIPPYVIAGGNPCQVIRSITQEDLHKKW; encoded by the coding sequence ATGAGTGAAAAAGAAAAGATGATGGCTGGGCATTTGTATCAGCCTTATGATCAACAACTGTATCATGAAAGAGAAATTTGTAAAAGAATGCTTTATGAATATAATCGTTATACACCTGTTCAAAAAAATGAAAAAGATATTCTTTTGAAAAAGTTATTAAATTGTAAAGGTGAACTTTGTATTGAACCACCTTTTTATTGTCAATATGGCTATCATATTACAGTAGGTTTGAATTTTTACAGTGATGTCAATTTAACAATTTTAGACCAAGGTTTAGTAGAAATCGGGGATCATGTTGTATTGGGACCCAATGTGAATATTTATACAGCTTCTTATCCTTTTCATGAAGGAGAAAGAATGCAAGGGTTAGAATATACAAGACCAGTTAAAATTTATGATCATGTTTGGATAGGTGGAAATGTGACAATCTTACCTGGTGTGAAAATTAATCAGGGTGCTATCATTGGTGCAGGTAGTGTTGTGACCCATGATATTCCTCCTTATGTGATTGCTGGAGGAAATCCTTGTCAGGTCATCCGCTCTATTACTCAAGAAGATTTGCATAAAAAATGGTAA
- a CDS encoding M24 family metallopeptidase codes for MAKRIDKVQQFLQEKNIDALLIKSKTLKKWMSTLTGSGCQILITKNQGYLIVDGRYITEAKEKEHDLTIVLHNPHLTGKNYLGTVEQLLKENQCQSMGVEASQMLVKEYQAVSQLGVDIHLLDEDIVNLRIVKDDEEIEAMKKVIQITDDIYQKVISQIRVGMSEYEISALVHYYSIKAGAQQMSFDTIVASGPRTALPHGRPTSRCVQKHEPIMIDFGIQYENYQSDMTRVCFIGEPEPQIKEIYDVVLKAQLAGLSAIQADVKACDVDKAARDVIEAAGYGEYFTHGLGHGLGIGEDGEGPILNSQSQTILQEHMMMSCEPGVYVPGVGGIRIEDDVVIMDGKGVPLNQTTKDYIILEEK; via the coding sequence ATGGCAAAAAGAATTGATAAAGTTCAACAATTCTTACAAGAAAAGAATATAGATGCATTATTAATAAAAAGTAAAACATTAAAGAAATGGATGTCTACTTTAACAGGAAGTGGATGTCAAATCTTGATTACAAAAAATCAAGGCTATTTGATTGTTGATGGAAGATATATCACTGAAGCTAAGGAAAAGGAACATGATTTAACAATAGTTTTACATAATCCTCATTTAACAGGAAAAAATTATTTAGGTACAGTTGAACAGTTATTAAAAGAAAATCAATGTCAAAGCATGGGCGTTGAAGCAAGTCAAATGCTTGTCAAAGAATATCAGGCAGTCAGTCAATTAGGGGTTGATATTCATTTGTTAGATGAAGATATTGTCAATTTAAGAATTGTCAAAGATGATGAAGAAATTGAGGCTATGAAAAAAGTGATTCAAATAACAGATGATATTTATCAAAAAGTGATTTCGCAAATACGTGTTGGTATGAGTGAATATGAAATCAGTGCATTAGTGCATTACTATTCTATTAAGGCAGGTGCTCAGCAGATGTCATTTGATACAATTGTTGCATCGGGACCACGAACAGCTTTACCACATGGACGACCTACATCAAGATGCGTTCAAAAACATGAACCGATTATGATTGATTTTGGAATTCAATATGAAAATTATCAATCAGATATGACACGTGTTTGCTTTATTGGTGAACCTGAACCACAAATTAAGGAAATCTATGATGTTGTTTTAAAAGCTCAATTAGCAGGTTTATCAGCTATTCAAGCAGATGTGAAAGCTTGTGATGTTGATAAAGCAGCAAGAGATGTGATTGAAGCAGCTGGATATGGTGAGTATTTTACACATGGTTTAGGACATGGCTTAGGTATAGGAGAAGATGGCGAAGGACCTATTTTAAATTCACAAAGTCAGACAATTTTACAGGAACATATGATGATGTCATGTGAACCTGGTGTTTATGTACCAGGTGTTGGGGGAATTCGTATTGAAGATGATGTTGTGATTATGGATGGTAAGGGTGTACCACTTAATCAAACAACAAAAGATTATATAATTTTGGAGGAAAAATAG
- a CDS encoding RDD family protein codes for MHKLWKKLTRWVDRKPSRVTFTTRVIAYALDWAIGGIICGLPAVVIYGLVTDRSDMFSDLYVFPSLGFSQGWSYLAGILCLIVALIYYIYIPYKVYPGQTLGKHIMKLKIVRVDGEPLDIKTLVMRHLVGLILLEGVSVVVSRYLRQMLTLATGFYFEYYLTAIGGLITMISGVIVYNTPSKRALHDYLAKTRVALWDEPEQVPIVKKVNQDIKNAINNA; via the coding sequence ATGCATAAATTATGGAAAAAATTAACACGTTGGGTAGATAGAAAGCCCTCTCGTGTCACATTTACAACACGTGTGATTGCCTATGCTTTAGATTGGGCAATTGGGGGAATTATTTGTGGTTTACCCGCTGTTGTGATTTATGGCTTGGTTACTGATCGTAGTGATATGTTTAGTGATTTATATGTTTTCCCATCTTTAGGATTTTCGCAGGGCTGGAGCTATTTAGCAGGAATTCTATGCCTTATTGTCGCATTGATTTATTATATTTATATTCCTTATAAAGTTTATCCAGGACAAACGTTAGGAAAACATATAATGAAGTTAAAAATTGTCAGAGTGGATGGAGAACCATTGGATATCAAAACATTGGTGATGAGACATCTTGTAGGTTTGATTCTATTGGAAGGCGTTTCTGTTGTTGTGAGTCGTTATCTCAGACAAATGCTTACTCTTGCTACAGGATTTTATTTTGAATACTATTTAACAGCTATTGGTGGACTCATTACAATGATTTCAGGGGTTATTGTTTATAATACACCTTCAAAACGTGCACTTCATGATTATTTAGCGAAAACAAGAGTGGCTTTATGGGATGAACCAGAACAAGTACCTATTGTTAAAAAAGTAAACCAAGACATAAAAAACGCCATAAATAATGCATAA